CGGGCCAGCGCCTTCGGGCCACCGAAGCGGGTGCCGGCGCCCGCCGCGAGGACGATCCCGCAGACCGTCATGAACGCCCGGCGGGCGCCCGGCCGACAGCGCTGATCGGCGCGCAGACCGCGGGGCTCGCCGGCACGGTCACCGCCTGCCCCCCGCCGCGAGCGGCGGCGTGGACGGGTCCGGCCAGACCCGACAACCGTGCACCCGACCCGCCGCGGCGGTCGGCGACGATCTCGGCGAGGATCGACAGGGCGGTCTCGTCGGCGCAGACGCCGCCGAGGTCGAGGCCGATCGGCGAGCGCAGTCGTGCGAGCTCGGCGTCGCCCACGCCGGCGTCGCGGAGGCGGCGGAGCCGGTCGTCGTGGGTGCGGCGGCTGCCCATGGCCCCGACATAGTCGGCGGGCGAGCCGAGCGCGACCCGCAGCGCGGGAACGTCCAGACGCGGATCGTGACTCAGGACGCAGATCGCCGTGGCCGCGTCGAGCCGCTCGCCGGCCAGATAGCGGTCGGGCCAGTCGACCACGACCTCTGCCCCGGGAAAGCGGTCGGCGTTGGCGAAGACCTTCCGCGGATCGACCACGCTCACCCGCTGCCCCATCGCCTGACCGAGTCGGGCGAGCGCGACGGCGAACTCCACGGCGCCCACCACGATGAGCCGCGGGCGTGCGCCGACCTCGACGACGATCGCGTCGGCGTGCGGCGCGGCATCCGCCCCCGACGCGTCGGCGGTCCCGTGCTCGACGACACCCGTCCCGCGGAGAGCGCCCGACGTCACGAGACGGAAGCGGGTGGGGATGCCGGCGGCATCCCGCTCGGCCAGCAGTGCGAGCTGGGCCGCCGCGGCGCTGCCGGGCGACACGGGACGCACGAGCACCTCGACCGCTCCCCCGCAGGTGAGGCCCGCGGCGAGGCCCTCGCCGTCGCTGTAGCCGAAGCTGTCGACCGACACCGCTCCGCTGTCGATCGCCTCGAGACACCGCTCGTAGACGGCGCCCTCGACACACCCGCCCGACACGTTTCCGAACACCGCGGCATCCGAGACGATCATGCTCGCCCCGACCGGCCGCGGCGCGCTGCCCGAGACCGCGACGACCGTCGCGATCGCGAACGCACGCCCCTCGCGCACCCACTGGGCCGCCGGGGACAGGATCTCGCGCATGGTCGTCACCGTAATCGCCGCTCGTTGCGAGCCTGTTGCGTGCGCGTGAAACACGGGCGAAACGGCGGTCTGTTTCACTCGGACTCGATCCGGTCCGCGCACCCGACGCCGCGGACGGGACGCGAAACAGATCGGAGCGACACATGGACATCACCACCGTGCGCTCGTTCCGGACGGCGCGCACCCGTGACGACCTCCGGCTCGCGCCGGGCGAGACGATCATGGCGGGCGGCACGTGGCTGATGAGCGAGCCGCAGCCCGCAACGACCGGTTTCGTCGACCTCACCGGCATGGGCTGGCCCGACCTCGACGCCGATGCCGAGGGTCTGCGCATCGCCGCGACGTGCACCATCGCTCGGCTCGTCGCCTTCTCGCGGGAGGCTCCGGCGTCGTGGACCGCCGCCGCGATGATCCCCGATGCCGCGAACGCCCTCCTCGCCTCATTCAAGATCTGGAACACCGCCACCGTCGGCGGCAACGTCTGCCGCGCTTTCGCGGCGGGCGCGATGGTGGCGCTCTGCGTCGGGCTCGACGGGATCGCCGAGATCTGGAGCGGCGAGGGCGACCGTGAGCTTCCCGTCGCCGAGCTCGTCACCGGCAACGGCACGACCTCGCTTGAGCGCGGCGAGGTGCTGCGCGCGATCCGCCTGCCGGCGGACGCGCTGCGCTCGCGCGCCGCGCTGCGCAAGATCGCCCTCGCCGAGCACGGCCGCTCGGGAGCCGTCGTCACGGGCCGGGTCGACCCCGACGGCGCCAGTGTCTTCGGCGTGACGGCGGCGACCTGGCGTCCCACGGTGCTGCGCTTCACCGCCCTGCCGGATGCCGCGACACTCGCCGCCGCCGTCGAGGACTGCCCGGGGTACTACACCGACCCGCTCGGGTCGGCCGACTGGCGTCGCGGTGTCGCCGCCGCGCTCGCGGAGGACATCCGGAGGGAGCTCGCATGAAGTGGGTCGTCGACGGCGCCGAGGTGGATGCCGAGCCGCGTCCGGGCCAGTGCCTGCGCACCCTCCTGCGCGAGACAGGCCACACCGAGGTCAAGAAGGGGTGCGACGCGGGCGACTGCGGCGCCTGCACCGTGCTGCTGGACGGCGAGCCCGTGCACTCCTGCCTCAT
The DNA window shown above is from Microbacterium laevaniformans and carries:
- a CDS encoding XdhC family protein, which encodes MREILSPAAQWVREGRAFAIATVVAVSGSAPRPVGASMIVSDAAVFGNVSGGCVEGAVYERCLEAIDSGAVSVDSFGYSDGEGLAAGLTCGGAVEVLVRPVSPGSAAAAQLALLAERDAAGIPTRFRLVTSGALRGTGVVEHGTADASGADAAPHADAIVVEVGARPRLIVVGAVEFAVALARLGQAMGQRVSVVDPRKVFANADRFPGAEVVVDWPDRYLAGERLDAATAICVLSHDPRLDVPALRVALGSPADYVGAMGSRRTHDDRLRRLRDAGVGDAELARLRSPIGLDLGGVCADETALSILAEIVADRRGGSGARLSGLAGPVHAAARGGGQAVTVPASPAVCAPISAVGRAPAGRS
- a CDS encoding FAD binding domain-containing protein: MDITTVRSFRTARTRDDLRLAPGETIMAGGTWLMSEPQPATTGFVDLTGMGWPDLDADAEGLRIAATCTIARLVAFSREAPASWTAAAMIPDAANALLASFKIWNTATVGGNVCRAFAAGAMVALCVGLDGIAEIWSGEGDRELPVAELVTGNGTTSLERGEVLRAIRLPADALRSRAALRKIALAEHGRSGAVVTGRVDPDGASVFGVTAATWRPTVLRFTALPDAATLAAAVEDCPGYYTDPLGSADWRRGVAAALAEDIRRELA